Below is a window of Desmonostoc muscorum LEGE 12446 DNA.
TTAATCATTTTAATAAAGCAGAGATAAATAGCTATATGTGAAGTAGATTTTAAATTTGCAATATCAAAAATTCATGAAGCTCAATTGTATTTAGTCTTGGTTTTTTGAAGGAACTGCGAAGCTGATAGTATTTTTGTGATTATTACTTGTAAAAATATGCTTTTTAAACACAAAAATAGAAGCTTATAAAAATCGGTGAAATCAACGTTAACAGTTAAATCCTTAAATGTTAGAACATATATATCCGTTTTTGAAACTTATAAACCTAGATTGATTTAGATAAACATAACTCAAATATAAATAAATAGTTAAAAATGTCAACATTGAATCATAAAAACTCAACTAGAAACTTATATAATCGCACAGCATCAGATTGGATTAGAGGAGAACCTATTTCCTTATCTGACTTTACAGCCCGTCCTTTGGTACTAGGACTTTGTGAACCTGTTAGTGGATTGCGAGTACTAGACATAGGTTGTGGTGAAGGTTATTGCAGCCGAGAATTACGCCGACGTGGAGCTGCACAAGTGCATGGAATAGACCTTTCTCAAAGCATGATTGAAGCAGCAACCTTGCAAGAAGTAGAAGATGCTTTGGGTATTAGCTACCAAGTAGGATGTGCTACCAACCTCAAGCAGTTTGATGATGCTGAAATTGATTTAGTTGTTGCAGTGTTTCTATTTAATTATTTAACAATTGCTCAGACCGAAGAATGCATGAAGGAAGTTGCACGCATTCTTCGTCCCGGCGGTCGATTTGTATTCAGCGTTCCCCATCCATCCTTTCCATATATGCGGGAGCCAGGATATCCATTTTATTTTCAAGTTCAGGGTAAAGGCTACTTCAGCAAGCGAGATCAACAGTTTCCTGGCCGTATTTGGAAACGAGACGGTTCCTGGCTAAATGTGCAATTGATTCACAAAACTCTTGAGGATTATTTTAATGCCCTTAAAATTGCTGGCTTCAATACGATGCCAATCCTACAAGAATTGCGTGTGACTCCAGAACATATCGCACTAGATGAATCATTCTTTAGCCCCTTACTTGACCAACCCCTCCATCTAGCCATACAAGTATCACGATGACACAGACACTTTCTTTAGTTAAAAATTCCTTCCAAAAAATAACCGATAATCATCCTCTATGGAACCATGAGTTCCTAATGCAGTGTCGTACTGGAAATTTATTCCTACCAGACGTACAGATACTAGCTGTTCAAATGTATAAATTCTCCAAAGAATTTAATCGTATCCTGGCTAGCATCTTGTCTTGCTGCCAAGATGAAAGTACTCAGTTAGTCATTTTGGAAAATCTCTTTGATGAAATGGGACAAGGAGATGCAAGTCAGTGCCACCCAGAATTGTTTCGTCAATTTACCCGCGCACTTGGTATCCACGACGAAACTTTAGCAGCATTACCTACTGCACCTGAAACTCGCGCCCTCATTGATACCTACTTACATATGCCGTATAAGTATGGCTATTTAGCTGCACTGGGTGCTGTCTGTTATGCTTCCGAAGGGATTGTTAGCTCACTGTATACACAACTATATAAAGGAATTGTCGGTGCTGCCCCCTTACCTAAAGAATCACTGATCTTTTTTGAAGTTCATATTAATATCGATGATAGTCATGCAGCGAAGCTAGCAGCAGTAATTGAAGCTCAACTTGGCATGACTGAAGATGATATAAATATAAAACGGGCTATCTTAGAAGCTATGAATGCCCGGTTCCAATTTTTTAACGGAATTCAGCGTCAAATCTCTAAATATAACTTATAACCTAATTCATTGCTCCTAGTTAATTCATAGCTGTAGGTAAAAGGAAAGGGTAGAAATACGGTTGTGAATTTACTAGTTCGTGGTATTAAAATGCGAACAGTTTTCCCAATTTTTTGGTTTTTTAAAACTGTAATCAGACATTTTAAAGTTTAACTACAGGAAATATTGTCATTTTAGTCTCGGTCAAATTCACGAAGCAAAATTAGGCGCAGCAAGGGGAGACTTCCATGTATGGATTAGTGAACAAGGCGATTCAAGACATGGTTTGCAGTCGCTTTGGCGAAGAAACTTGGAAAGTAATTAAGCACAAAGCAGAGGTGGATGTAGATGTTTTCCTCAGTATGGAAGGTTATCCTGATGACATCACCCATAGGTTAGTCAAAGCTGCTAGTAGTGTTCTGGGTTTATCTCCCAGAGAAATTATGCAAGCCTTTGGGGAATTCTGGGTTCAGTACACAGCCGAAGAAGGCTATGGCGAAATGATGGATATGAGTGGAGATACACTACCTGAATTTTTAGAAAACCTGGACAATCTTCATGCTCGTGTAGGAGTTAGCTTTCCCAAACTCCAGCCTCCATCATTTGAGTGTACTGATATGGAGGAAAACTCCCTCAACTTACACTATCGCTCTGATAGAGAAGGCCTAACGCCAATGATTCTTGGTTTAGTCAAGGGATTGGGAACTAGGTTTGATACACAAGTTCATATTACCCAAACCCAGAGTCGAGATGAAGGTGGTGAACATGATGAATTTTTAGTGATTTATAAACCAAATTGACCGCAGGACAGCAGCATGGCTCCTCCTTACCTGACGCTTTCACCAGAGTTACTGGCGAAAGCTTTTCCTTTCCATTTTGCATTTAGCCGCGATCGCGAAATTGTACAAGTTGGTGATGTTTTAGAACGTATTAGTCCGGAACCTCTAGTTGGTAAATTGATTGAGCAGCATTTCCAGATCAATCGACCAAAAATTTTGGTCGATTTTGATGCTATTAGTAAGCAGTCTCGCGCCCTGTTTATCTTAGAGTTTTTGCACAATGGAATGCAGCTCAAGGGTCAGATGATGTATCACCCAGAGCAGGAGGTGATATTTTTCTTAGGTTCTCCCTGGATTACGGATACAACTAGTCTTGCTCCTTTGGGTATCAAGCTCAAAGATTTTGCCATTCATGACCCAATTGTTGATTTTCTATTTTTATTGCAAGCTCAGAATACCGCTTTGGCTGATGCTAAAAAATTAACAGGTGAACTCAAACAACAAAGATCGCAATTACGCAGTGCGCTACAAATCAAGGAAAATCTAGCGGAAATTGCCGAAGCTCAAGCTAAAAAATTGGAAAACTCTCTCAAGGAACTCCAGCAAACTCAAGCCCAATTAGTTCAGGCTGAAAAAATGTCTAGTTTAGGGCAATTAGTTGCGGGAGTTGCTCACGAAATTAATAATCCTGTTAACTTTATTT
It encodes the following:
- a CDS encoding class I SAM-dependent methyltransferase translates to MSTLNHKNSTRNLYNRTASDWIRGEPISLSDFTARPLVLGLCEPVSGLRVLDIGCGEGYCSRELRRRGAAQVHGIDLSQSMIEAATLQEVEDALGISYQVGCATNLKQFDDAEIDLVVAVFLFNYLTIAQTEECMKEVARILRPGGRFVFSVPHPSFPYMREPGYPFYFQVQGKGYFSKRDQQFPGRIWKRDGSWLNVQLIHKTLEDYFNALKIAGFNTMPILQELRVTPEHIALDESFFSPLLDQPLHLAIQVSR
- a CDS encoding TenA family transcriptional regulator produces the protein MTQTLSLVKNSFQKITDNHPLWNHEFLMQCRTGNLFLPDVQILAVQMYKFSKEFNRILASILSCCQDESTQLVILENLFDEMGQGDASQCHPELFRQFTRALGIHDETLAALPTAPETRALIDTYLHMPYKYGYLAALGAVCYASEGIVSSLYTQLYKGIVGAAPLPKESLIFFEVHINIDDSHAAKLAAVIEAQLGMTEDDINIKRAILEAMNARFQFFNGIQRQISKYNL
- a CDS encoding heme NO-binding domain-containing protein; translated protein: MYGLVNKAIQDMVCSRFGEETWKVIKHKAEVDVDVFLSMEGYPDDITHRLVKAASSVLGLSPREIMQAFGEFWVQYTAEEGYGEMMDMSGDTLPEFLENLDNLHARVGVSFPKLQPPSFECTDMEENSLNLHYRSDREGLTPMILGLVKGLGTRFDTQVHITQTQSRDEGGEHDEFLVIYKPN